In Candidatus Epulonipiscium viviparus, one DNA window encodes the following:
- a CDS encoding glycoside hydrolase family 2 TIM barrel-domain containing protein, which yields MQDFNRNWKFRLNTKQLKPKMSEDIYGQLISLDETEFKTVDLPHDFSIEQPYSETEGDAATGYLVGGIGWYRKHFSLDGNYRDKKIFVCFDGIYNRSNIYINEKFVKFQPFGYVPVLIDISDYVKEENVLSVKVDHSRYQNSRWYPGGGIYRKVQLHIFEKMYIPVFGTRINTAAVSKESAVVTISTQLKNESTPQNVTIVQEIIDPTGKIVAINSKGFYLNESKEVTQKITITNPLLWDIYQGQLYTAVTELVVDGKSIQTTATKFGIRDFEFTVDKGFFINGRHEYIKGVCLHHDAGAVGAAVPKDVWRRRFEILIAAGVNAIRTAHNPASREFIELCDEMGLLVQEEFFDEWDNPKDKKHNAGEKSVSYITMGNTEYFRDYAKDDLQNIIRRDYNSPSIVQWSIGNEIEWTYPKYNAATGYFGADAAGGYFFTEPPYSIDEIRRRMAEIPREQYEIADTAKKLADWTKELDTTRPVIANCILPSASYESGYTDALDMVGFSYRRVMYDRCHRCYPDKPIMGTENVCQWHEWKAVLDNEYIAGIFLWTGIEYMGEAGKRGPWPLKSNIAGLIDVAGFPKGSYHMFKTLWQDKPYTHMMTQVLEKSLHDIEDGKVVDRKVIPPNNPKAKPQINVWDRRLWVWQDVNDHYNYSEGDMILVEVYSNCDEVTLYQNGEKISTLYLKDFEDRIYRWCVPYKPGELTAQSDAGTTKLVTTGKPASVKISCDKNNINTSVDSAVNIIAQLYDEAGNAITAEDAEIEFIYSENAVLLGVDNGSRYFVGDHKCPKIMTNNGHALLILAAKEEGSITVEAKLKETISNKLEISITEYSIAE from the coding sequence ATGCAGGATTTTAATCGAAATTGGAAGTTTAGACTTAATACAAAGCAGTTAAAGCCAAAAATGAGTGAAGATATCTATGGTCAACTAATTAGTTTAGATGAAACAGAATTTAAAACAGTAGACTTGCCCCATGATTTTAGTATAGAACAACCGTATAGTGAAACTGAGGGAGATGCGGCAACTGGCTATTTAGTTGGAGGGATTGGCTGGTATAGAAAGCATTTTAGCCTGGACGGAAATTATCGAGATAAAAAAATCTTTGTTTGCTTTGATGGAATTTATAATCGCTCCAATATTTACATTAATGAAAAATTTGTAAAATTTCAACCATTTGGTTATGTACCTGTTTTAATTGATATTAGTGATTATGTGAAAGAAGAAAATGTGTTATCGGTCAAAGTGGATCATTCAAGATATCAAAATAGTCGCTGGTATCCAGGTGGTGGAATTTATAGAAAAGTTCAGCTGCATATCTTTGAAAAAATGTATATTCCAGTATTTGGAACCAGAATTAATACAGCTGCAGTCTCTAAAGAATCTGCAGTAGTGACGATCAGTACACAACTAAAAAACGAGTCAACTCCCCAAAATGTAACTATAGTACAAGAAATTATTGATCCTACAGGAAAAATAGTTGCAATCAATTCAAAAGGGTTTTATCTAAATGAATCCAAAGAGGTAACACAGAAAATTACGATCACTAATCCATTACTATGGGATATATATCAAGGCCAACTATATACAGCGGTAACAGAACTAGTGGTTGATGGAAAGTCTATTCAAACTACTGCCACAAAATTTGGAATACGAGATTTTGAGTTTACAGTAGATAAAGGATTTTTCATAAATGGACGTCATGAGTATATTAAAGGTGTTTGCTTGCATCATGACGCTGGAGCTGTGGGAGCTGCAGTGCCAAAAGATGTATGGAGACGCAGATTTGAAATTTTGATTGCTGCAGGAGTGAATGCAATAAGGACGGCTCATAACCCCGCTTCGAGAGAGTTTATTGAGCTATGCGACGAAATGGGATTGCTAGTGCAAGAGGAATTTTTTGATGAGTGGGATAACCCCAAAGATAAAAAGCATAATGCAGGAGAAAAATCGGTAAGCTATATTACTATGGGTAATACAGAGTACTTTAGAGATTACGCAAAAGATGACCTGCAAAATATAATTAGACGCGATTATAATAGCCCATCTATCGTGCAATGGAGCATTGGAAATGAGATCGAGTGGACGTATCCTAAATATAATGCGGCAACAGGATACTTTGGTGCAGATGCCGCGGGTGGATACTTCTTTACTGAGCCACCATATTCGATAGATGAAATTAGACGTAGAATGGCAGAAATCCCAAGAGAACAATATGAAATAGCAGATACGGCGAAAAAATTGGCAGATTGGACAAAAGAGCTAGATACAACAAGGCCAGTAATCGCAAATTGTATTTTGCCGTCTGCTAGCTATGAGTCAGGATATACAGATGCTCTTGATATGGTTGGCTTCAGTTACAGACGAGTAATGTACGATAGATGTCACAGATGCTATCCCGACAAGCCTATTATGGGGACAGAGAATGTTTGCCAATGGCATGAATGGAAAGCAGTTCTGGATAATGAATATATTGCAGGTATCTTTTTGTGGACGGGCATAGAATATATGGGAGAAGCTGGAAAAAGAGGTCCGTGGCCACTTAAATCAAATATAGCAGGGCTGATAGATGTAGCAGGATTTCCAAAAGGGTCATATCACATGTTTAAAACTTTGTGGCAAGACAAACCGTATACGCATATGATGACTCAAGTTTTAGAAAAATCTCTGCACGATATAGAAGATGGAAAAGTCGTGGATAGAAAAGTTATTCCTCCGAATAATCCAAAAGCAAAGCCTCAAATAAATGTATGGGATAGACGCCTATGGGTTTGGCAAGATGTAAATGACCATTATAATTACAGTGAAGGCGATATGATTTTGGTAGAAGTATATTCGAATTGCGACGAAGTAACGCTATATCAAAACGGCGAAAAGATTTCCACGCTATATTTAAAAGATTTTGAAGACAGAATATATCGCTGGTGCGTACCATATAAACCAGGAGAACTAACAGCACAAAGCGATGCGGGAACGACTAAACTTGTAACAACTGGCAAGCCGGCATCAGTAAAGATTAGCTGCGATAAAAACAATATCAATACGAGCGTCGACAGCGCAGTGAATATAATCGCACAACTTTACGACGAGGCAGGTAACGCGATAACTGCAGAAGATGCTGAAATTGAGTTTATATACAGCGAAAATGCCGTATTATTGGGAGTAGATAACGGCTCAAGGTATTTTGTGGGTGATCACAAGTGTCCTAAAATTATGACCAATAATGGCCATGCATTACTAATATTAGCAGCCAAAGAAGAGGGAAGTATCACAGTTGAAGCAAAATTGAAAGAAACTATATCGAACAAACTTGAAATTTCTATAACTGAATATTCTATAGCTGAATAA